tcctcctcctcaccctcctcgGCGCCCTCCTGGCCGCGGTGAGTGGGCGGGCGGGGGGCACCGGGGGGCGCCGAGCCCAGCGCCGAGCCCCGCGCCGCTGATGCCTTTCCCCGCAGGTGATGTACGTGAAGAAGAAGCGCAggtgagcggggccggggggctgGGGGACGCGGGGGGCAGCGGGGTCACCGCTCACCGCCCACCCCCGGCAGGTCCGACCGGCTCCGGCACCGGCTGCTGCCCATGTACAGCTACGACCCGGCCGAAGAGCCGCCTGAGtcggagcaggagctgctggtggaggcTGAGGAGGCTCAGGTGGGTCGCTGTGGTGGGGATTGGCGTTTATCCagtttttccatgaaaaattgAAGCAGCAGCGAGTGAGGTGCCCGTCCCGAGGGAGCTCTGGGAATCATGGAACCATTAAGATTGGGAAAGATTTACAAGAACATTGAGTGGAACCTCGAGAGAGTCAGGCTTTGGGTGTAATCCAGCAGGTTTTGGGAGGGTTGGGCTGCGTGGGCAGTGCCTTCCCCACCCGGCTcatgccctgggctgcaggtgtGTGTCCCTCTGTGTTGCAGGTGGTGCCCGGCTGGGGGGGACCCTCACCCCCTCGTCCCCCGCGCAGGGACTGGAGGGCCTGACTCTGCCTGGAGCACCGGGACCGGATCCTGCCCGCGGGAGGGGAGGGACGATGCTCTCAGCACTGGTACCATCAGCCAGGACGTGCCCGCAGCGGTGCCACAATTCCACAGCCACTACCCCCACCTGAGCACTGACCAGGACCAGACATCTCCCACCTCAGtgcctggttttccttttttttttttttttaattttttctttccttttcttggaCTTCTCCAGCAGCCCCTTGGAAAGCTCCAGGAGGGCCCACTGGGactggcagggagcagcaggctctgccagcacaggatGCCTGGGGGAAGACAGGGTAAATAAACGTGTTTCTGCCTTGGCCCCAAGGCTCCATGTGGGGCTGGGGGTTCCCAGCctggggggcagcagggctTTGCCCGTTTGTGTTTCCATTGGCAGCTCATCCCCGTGGATGGATGGTGGCCATCACCAGCAGGGATGTCTCTGTGGAGGAGATGCCCTTGGAGGAGCCACCCCTGCCCAACCCCTCCGGGGCCCGGGACAGGCATCACAAACTtccataaaatgttttattcaagTAACTGCAAATAGGAACCCAAAAGGTCGTTAACAGtgaaccaaaaaaacccccaaaccaaaccccgATTCTCTCCCGCCGGGGCCGCCCAGCACCGACCTCCGTTCCCGCTGCAGCCGTCGTGCcggagcagaggggcagggggagcatCCCATGGTCCCCccacccctctgccctgccagcctcGATCCCTtgaagcagcagagcaaacTAGACCtcaaaataacaattaaaaaaaaaaagaaaaatgaagcccaaaaaaaaggggaaaaaaaaaaataccccacagcccccagcaaCACCCCAAAAACAGGAACCACCGAGCCCACGGTGCCCCGGCAGCGCAGCAGCACGTCTGTGAGTTCAGAGAGTGGAACTTAAATATCCAGAGGTAGTtgtgaatgaaaggaaaaaaagtactaaacaaaaaaatatatatatataccagaACCTATGAGGAAAGGGCTTCCTGGAGCCAGCCGTGCTCGGGCACCCCTGGGGACTGACACCCCTTGGGACTTACACCCCGGGATGGGCACCCCGGGATGGGCACCCCGGGATGGGCACCCCGGGATGGGCACGGGGCCGCAGCAGCGCCACGGGAGCTGCTCCCGCACACAGTGCAGTCACCCAGGACTGGGGGGACATGGGGGGTTGCCCAGGGTAGCAGCAGGCCAGAGCAAAGATCTAATGCATTTGGGGGGGTCTCACCTTCACTGCCCCCCCATCTGTTCCCTGCAGAGGctccagggcagagcccagTGCTGGGGGGGCAGCCAGCACCCGCTTTGGCGGGGCGAGATCACTGCGTGGGGGGCAGCGAAGGTGGGGGGTGCCAGCCCCGGCTCTCTGCCACGATCCCCCTTTCCAGTGGGGCTGCCCCaaaccccagggctggggagggggagctggggcaggtgCCCCCCCGGGCAGGGGCTGCGGGGGCCGCCCGGGTTGGGCCATTTTCCAGTGCTGCCGTTGTctgagggtgaggagggagcggaggagggaggaggaggaggaagccaGGGCGGCACAGTGGgtctctccccatccctctccccCGGCCGCTTCGGGGCCGTCGGGCGATGAGGTAGCGCCGGTTTGGGAGGTGTCACTGCTCCTCCTCAGATGACTCCTGGGAAATGTTCACCTCCTCCTCGTCCTGCTGCTGCAAGGCAAGGGAGCGTGGCCGGGGGGTGTCAGGGAGTACAGCCCCACTTCACTGCCCCTGGACAAAGGGCTGGCCAGGCACGTCACACCCCTTGTGCAACGAGGGAAACTGAGGTACGGCACCCTCCTGGATTAAAGGACTGGCCCTGAACTCCAGTTTGGAGATTAAATCCCAGGTGAGAAGCCCCCCGGGTGGGCTCACAGTGAGGAGGGGACACCACAGCCCCTGGGCTCACAACACCTCCGAGCGTGGGACTGCGGTCCACGGCGCCACGGCCGGGTCCCCAGTGGCCACCAACGGGTGGTGGCAACCGTGCCAGTCCCGGGTGTCCCTGTCCAGCCCCCACACTGGGGTGGGTGGCCGTGACCCCGCACACGGTGGTGACTCAGGGCTGAGTGAGCCTGAGTCACATCAGCCCCCGCTTCCTCCCGCTTCATTCACAAAAACGCCACTGCGCCTGCCAGAGCAGGACATCGTGTCCCCAGCATGGCCCTGCTGGCACAGAACAGGCTCCTCCCATGCCACCCCCTGCACTGGGGGTCCCCAAacagcccctggcactgggacaTGGGCACAGGAGACCTCAGGACACCACCTCGGGTTTGCAGCACTGCCTGGTCTCGACCCCTCGGCTCTGTGAggaatttcagtgggaaaaggagCAAAATCTGGGACAGGCAGGAAAGGGAGATTAAACCATCCGGGTACCTGGCACCTGCCTGAGCTGCGAACCgaggggggaaaggggaaaaaatggaatggAGGAGGGAAAGctcagggaaggaagggggTGGCTGCACCcttgggctgtgcagggaccTGGGCAGGTGTGTGCCAGcttgtccccagggcaggaccaGCCACCCAATGCTGCTCCTGGGCCCATGGGGAGATGGGGGGGGGGCAGGATTCCTCAAACCCCCAGCCCACCCAGTGCTGTCCTACTCGCTCAACTGCTCTGAGCTCCTCCGACCCAACAGCATCCACCCCACACTCATGGGGCtctctggggagctgctgtgcccccAAAGTGCCCAACGCCCTGCCAAGGTGGATAGGGAAAAGCCTGCTCACCGATTTTTTGGGTCTCCCTCGAGGTTTCCTCCCTGGTGTGACTGCAGCTTTCTGAGCCAGGACAACAACAAAAGCATTTTGGTCAGGCTGTCCCCAGGATTCTGGTGGTGGTGGGTGGTGttccccttcctcccaccccTGACTGCCAGATTCATCACCCCAGTGGCATCtcctggggtgctgctgccagccccctgAGCCCCCCCCTGCCCCGGGATGCCCAGTGAGTCACGAGGTGGGTGCAGGATGTGAGTCGCGTGTTTTGCAAACAGCTTTATCTCGGCTGTCCTGGTGCTGACACACGGCCCCCAGCTCCCCCACCTTCCCTGGGCCAGattcctccccccaccccagccccacctcTTAGGCAGATCTGCCCTGAATTGTCCATAATTGAACTCAGACTGGACCTGtggtgccagcagccagctggagcagccccgtCCTTGGGTACCTACCCTGCCCTTTGGGGTGGCCTTGTTTTTACTGCCCTTTGGCCGTCCACGGGGTCTCTTGGGGGTCGGGGCCTCACTGGGCTCCTgctggagggagagcagaggggatTGCATGCCCAGAGTGGCTTCCAGTGCAccccaggatgctccagcctGGGATTCCCGTTGTCCCCAGCAGACCCTGCCAGGGCAAAGATGCTCTTGCATGCGCTACTGGGAGCACTGGTCATGCTGGGATTGGTGATCAGATGCCAGGCACAGGCTTCTGTGTCCTTCAGCTGGGCATATGTGACCTTTTCCACCCCCCAACATCACCCACTCAGCTCAGCCGGATGGTGCCCATAGCCCCTCTCCCGCTCGCTGCTGGTGCCGCCGCCTCCGAGGAAGTGTCAGGGAAGCCACAAATCactttttctgcaggaaaaggctGTGCACAAACCCCACCTGCCTCGAGGGGGGGCTGAGCGGGGGTTTGGTACTATAAAGGCTCCAGCAGCATCTTATCTCTCTGAGCAGCTTTTGCTAATGGGGCTTTAATTAGCCCGTCTGCAAAGGCAGGTTCAGCAGGGCCTGGGGAGGGGCAGGAGAGACCCCAGGCAGGGCCGGGAGCTCTGGGGTGCTGCAGAGTCCCCCAGGAGTgtcctgctgagccctggggaggtGCTGCCCAAAGGGGTAAGGGGGCTGTAAGTGTGGGGGGATTTCCTGCTGCCCCACACCCTGCAGGTACCCAGCCCCCCCTTTCTCATAGGGGACCCCACGTACCTGCGGCTTCTTCCTAGGCCGCCCTCGGCCCCTCTTCTCCGACACGTCTTTCTCCCCTTTGGAGGCCAGGGGCTGGCTAGATTTGGCGCTGGATTCACTCATCGTCTGTCCCAGCAGCGGTGAGGAGGAGtgagagggaggaaggacagtcagccacagctctggctcATCATGCCAGCCGTGACATCCCCCAGCCCTCACCCTGGGGCAGGTGAGATGCCCCCTGCATGCTCCTGGCACCGGCTGGGGAGCAAAatgccctggctgcaggacagTGTCCCAAGGCCACAGCACGACcaccctgcaggagcagccagcgCCCAGtgctcaggcagctcctggggtcCCCTCAGGTgtttggggagcagcagcttggCCAGCCTatcctgcagagcctggccccTTTTCTCAAAAAGAGGAGAGTTGCTCCAGATTTAATCTGGAATCCCAcatgtgctgctggcaccagtGAGTTGAGACAGGATGAGTGGTGGCACTGGGCACCTTGGGTGTCCCCATGGGGGTGCCAGGGCCCTGGAGTGGGGCTCAGAgacccacagccctgctccccaccccagcgtcagttctgctgctcccctgcccttgCCACCCAGCTGGGATAAGGGACAGGCACTTGGCCTGGGGACATTGGGTTGTCACCTCCCTCATCCACGAGGATGTGCATGTCCCAAAGGGCTGGACAGCTCTCCCATTTTCTTGGTTCAATCCCACAAAGGAAAAGGCTCCATCTTCCCCTCTCCACCTCACCGCTTCCCAGGGGCACAGGGAAAACCTGCTTTTCCAGAGCCATGGGGGTGGCTCCATGCCCGTCTGCCAGCCCAGGAGCCAGGAGGATGGAcccaggctgggaaggagcaggactGCTGCCACAGTCCTGGTGCTTGCTGGGGACCCCACGCAGGTGGGGTGGCTGTGGCCATGCTGGGGACACCTGCCCAGAGCGGGGATGTGAGgcttcccagcaggagcagaggcaggtCTGAGGTTGTGTGCCCGGTCCGTGCGTGCTGATGGAGGCACCCTGTAACCTCTGGGATAATAATGCTCAGTTTTGAGGAACTGGTCCCGATTTGATGCTGTTGGAATGGCTGGGATAGCGGGGCTGCGGGGGGCAGAGGGTGCTGAGCCCCCTGGGACACTGAGCCTCACTGGGGAGGTGTGGGCAGCACATGCAGCCTGAGGAGCCACTCTCAGACCTCTGAGCCTTTTCAAAAAACAGGCgtcagctcctgctcccctctggaAGTGACTCATGAGTgcagaacaacaacaacaaaaaccaccctcagagtctttttttttttttgggagacAGAAACCATGCCGTAGTGTAAACACCCCGAAAATATTACTCACAGCATCCCAGAGCCCTTCAAGGAGtctcttaggaaaaaaaagaagtatggTTTAGATTTAGGCCAGCAAAGGGCCAGCTGCTGGTCGGGCTGGGACGgggttttgtctctttttaagTCAATCTCTGtcagaagcagagctgctccgTGCCCCCTCTTGCAGCTGGAAACAGATGGGCCCAGCACGGCCCCCACCCTGCAGTGCTCTCCTCCCTTGGAGGAGGGACCAGACCCCACAGCggctccagctgggaatgccaAGGGGACCCTCCATGGGACGGggatgctgctggctctgccctccccaccaagagcagctgctgctgcaaagttGTTGGTGCTGGGGAAACACATGCACCTCCCACCCATCCCTCTGCATCCcaccctccatcccctccagcACCTCAGAGCTCTCCCCAGGGGCTCCAGAACTGAGGGGACTCAGGGGGCTctggccctgctctggcagagggGGTTGGGAGGAGGATGCTGGAAATGAGGAACGCTTCTCTGCCATCCCAGCACCTTCCTGGCCAACCCCCTggtccccagagcagccccagctccccgCAGTGCCCCCAGCTCGGCGGCACCTGCCAGGCCCTGGGTGAGCTCGGAGCCTGTGGGACGATGCTGGGCACATGGCGGGAGCcgctccagccctgctcatgCATCAGAGccatggagggagggagggagcagctgggttGCCATGGAGGAgaggaagcagctgagggagaaacCTTTCCAGGCAGGGAGGAATCAGTGGGGGACGCGGGCAGGGGCTGCCGGGCTCCCCGCGGCcgagggagggggaaaaaacatctCTGCAGGGTTTGGAGGTGGAGGGGCCACATCTGCCTCTCGATTGATGGAGCTGGCGGAAGGGAacctcctcctctccatccctATGGATGCTGAGCCACCGGGctctcctcccccagccccattGCTTTCTCTGCTCCACAACGTGagctgggctgtccccagcagccaccTCTGGGTTGCACAAGGGCCAACCTGTCCCCCCGGAGCgatgctcctggctgctcctgggccTGGTCCTTCCTTCCCAGCCGCCTGTGCTGGCTtatgctgctctgtgcagatAACCCCATAAATCCCCCGCTCCTGCCACCTACTCTTAGATTAAACAAACTGGCCCAGGAGAAGAGGGGAGACAGGCGGGGGCttagatcttaaaaaaaaatatatatatatttgtgtgtgtgtgtgtgtgtgtgtgtgtgtgtgtataaaacCTCTTCACGCCCAGAAAATCCAGCCTGatggcagctggagaaggatcCCAGCCGCACCTcctggcagagggatggggaaggaggaggggaaggaatcGTGGAGCAGAAGTTGAAGAGCCTGTTGGGCAGGGGTGCGGGCCGGGAGGGATGTGCGGGCTCCTCCTTAGCCCAGACCCGCCGTGGGGCTGCTCTGAACCCCACCCCGGGGCTGCCATTGAGGAAAGTCCCCCCCTTCCTTCCTGGGATGCATAATAAAAGGAAGTgataaaggaaaggaaggagggaggtggaggagaaagaaaagaggcagGAAGGGCACCATCAGGGCTTTGTGAAGCCCCTGTCCTGGCGNNNNNNNNNNNNNNNNNNNNNNNNNNNNNNNNNNNNNNNNNNNNNNNNNNNNNNNNNNNNNNNNNNNNNNTGCGGGGGCACCATCCGGGGGCGCGGCTAAGCCTCAGCACCGCAACTTCGCCCCGAGCCGCGTGTGCGCGGTCCCCGTGAGCCGGGCTCGGCCTCGCACCGGCCCCACGAATCTCACGCCGCCCTAGCCCCACGGCCGGGTCCCGCTCCCACGCCCGTGCACCGACCGCGGCCCCACGCACCTTGCACGGTCCCAGCCCCGCAGGCTGGCCCGGGGCTGTCTCGGGGCCGTCTCGGGGCCGTGCGGGCCCCCCGGGCGCGGTGCGGGGCGTTTGCATCACCCGCAACCGAGTAAGTGGAGCAAAGTCGCTCGGGGGTGGGAGCAGCGGCACCGCGGACCCCGGCCCgttccccccctccccaccccccagcTCGGCCGCGGCCCGCCAGGTGCATCACCCTGCTATTAACAATAATTAATACCGATAATAAAGAGAACACCGCGAGCCGCACGCACCCACGTCCCTGCAAACCCTGAGGCCGATCGTGCCCCACATGCGGCGAAGGGAAGCAAAACCCAggcccccgcgccccccgcagcagaaggaagaggaaggtaGCACTCACAGTCAGCTTGATCCCGGAGCCGGGTGCTCGGGGTGGGTTTTGGGGGCGGTTcgatggttttgtttttcccgGCGGGTCTGCGTTGCGGAGCGAAGGGACCCCCCGCCCGCGGCGACTGCGGATCTGCAAGGAGAAGAGAGAGGCTGCGGCTCAGCCCCGCATCCCCGGCCTCGCCAGGCCCCGcgtatttatataaataataaagagagagagagaaaaaaaaaaattgctccaGGAGGAAGGAAGCTGGGTCAAAATCATTTGCAGGGAacgaggggaaaaaaaaaaaaaaggagggggggggaaaggggggagagggggaaaaaaaaaaaaccggAGCGAGCTCCTAGCCTTACTGGAGGGGATCCAGCTgctaaaaatagcaaaatcaCACTCGAAATTAAATAAGGGCAAACAGGCGAAGGGAGCTCCCAGCGCCGGCGGAGCGGGGGAGGCGGAGCCGGGGCCGCATCACGACGGGGGCGGCGCAGGGCGGCGCGGCCGGGAGCGATAGGGCCGTTCAAAGGGCTGCGGCGGCGGCTGcgcccccagccctgcccggcgGAGGGTCCCCTGGGAGGCTGTAGGCAGCGCTGGGGGGGATTGAGCCACCCTCGTCCTCCCGCCCCGGGAATCCTCCCGACTGGGGCcgtgctgggagggagggggcgGCTGCCCCCGGCTGGGTGACCCCCCGATGCGTGACCCCCATGGGAACAGCCGCGGCTCTCCCCACTCCGTATTTTGGAATGGTGTGGGGGGTTTGATGTCCCCATGGAGGCAATCGCCGGCTGGGGCCGGGCCATGCACCCATGGCCAAAGCACGAGGCTCCTTCTGTTTGCTGCCTGCTCACCAGGTCAGCCCCCACAAAAGCTTTTGGTCCCCATCTGGAGGCACCAGCAGTGGGGGTTCCCTCCCCGGGACTCCCAGGGCCGCCTGGGTTATGTCGTGatattaatttaatgtattGCTGCAGCACCGCTGCCGAAAGGGGAGGCTGGCGTGGGAGCGGGTTCTGCTCGGTACAGTGGGGTTTCGGGGGCTCTTGAGCGGCCCCGAGGCTCTCCTGGGCTTTAAGCAGATGCTGGGCTCAGTGAAGAGCTTTGTTCAGAATTCCTCTTGTTGGTTTGGAAGTGTTTTGGGTCAGTCTGGAACCAGCTGAGATCAGCTCATGGGTGAGGTACCCCAAAACCCAGATCCCTGTTGCATCAGGGCAGTGTTTCTAAGCTGTGGCGAGCAACTGGGGTCTTGTGGTGGTTTTTCTTGATGGGATACCAGAAAATCCAGAGCTCAGCATCCCGTTGTATGAAATTTCTACAAACTCCTGTGAAAACAATCACAAATCTAATGGAAACTCTGATTTAGGTGCTTTTGACCATCCCGACTGTAAGGGTTGAACTCTGAAGTGAGGATCTGAACTTCAGACTGCTGGATTTCAGTTTCAGgcaagttttattaaaataaaaaaaaaggagacctTTATAAAGATGAAATGTAAAAGTATCAATATCTGCCTGGGCAAAACTACTCTGGCAGGGAAGGCTTGTGatgcaaaacaaaccaaacccagccAGGCTTGGGGCACCTGTTTCTGCTAATTGTTATTCGGATTTTTCAAATCCCCTGCAAAGTCCCCTGCCTAAAACACAATTGGAGCAGTGTCCCTTTCtgacaattaaaaaatgaaagcaaagaggGGGGAGAACCCTCCTGGAAGAGAGTTCGTGTTCCCAAACACCTGCAGGAAGGGGAGGCACACCCTGCCCGCACCTCGTGCAGCTCCTGATCCAAGCTCTGGTGGGTCTCCCCCCTCCCAGGGCCTTGTCTGCAGCAAGGGGTTGTTTGCAGACCCCAAgtacccttttttttttttttttttggctaaaaTTAGCCTTTTCCCTACTGTAGGCAGCCCTCCCTGGGTTTGGATGTGCTGGGGTGCCTTTTACCCCAACGCTGCTGCTCAGGCTTCCCCCTTTGCCGTGAGGCCAATGAGGAACTTGTTTTTTGTCCTGGCAGAGGCTCGTTGTTATTAATATCCCTCGTTATTTACTGTACAGAGCCGGTGAATGGCAGCAGCCCGAGTCCTGCAAACgaccagggctgctctgctttaATCCCTCCAAGTTTTGGCAGTTCCCCACTCTCTGAGCCCACGCTGGAGCCTCCCCACACCGGGTTCACCCGTGGGGTGAGCGCTTggtctttaaagaaaaacagtgctGCAGCGGTGCCCCGGAGCTAAGAGAGGTGGGGAGATGGCCTAGCAGCCAGGTACAGGCACACAGCCACGtgaaaggaggggaaaacagggaaaaactgGGCTGGGCCTAGGGGAAGaacattttcacttttgtttctgctgttggGCTCCTGATTTGCAGCTCGTTGCCGAGTGGGTTTGGGAGCAGGACTGGACAAGCTCCCCCATCCTGCGCTTTCCGCAGGCGgagaagaagctgaaaatgGCTGGAAACAGGGAAACAAATGATTTATTATCCCCCCCGCCCCATGGCAGCTGAGCCCAGCGCGGGGCACGGCGAAGCATGCACGGCTCGGAGCCGAGCAGCGCCGGGATCCCGGCGGCCGAACACGCTGGGAACCCCCCCGGGATGCGAGCGGGGATTGTCCCAGGCCGGgtgagcacagggctggccGGCCATGGCGTGGGAGGACAGGGACGTGGCCTTTGTTTCCCCTCCCGGCTTTGTTTCCCCGATGGCCCCATTGATGAAGCCCCATGTGGCCAAACAGCCCAGGACCCACCCCAAAACAAGCCTGTTAATTTGATTAAATggctcctttctcctttctcaccCCTGGAGCAGATTGAGCTCTCACCAGGGCAGCGTTTTCCTGCAGCCCCATTCTGGGGACAAATTCCTAAATCACTTGATAACTCACAGGCTTAACTCCTCCGGTTTGAGCCCGAGCTTTGCGGGACACAGCCACAGGCCAGCGCCGTGGGGTGCACGGGCTGCAAATGGGAGCTGCACACATGAATTATTTCGTATTTCGATTTATTTAGCCAATATTTCAGGCCCAGGAGGAGACCTGATGGGTGTCCAGTGCTTGGGAAACGCTGCGCCTCTGGAAAgtgacctgaaaaaaaaaaaagctgcttgaAATCACCCCCAGCTCCTTGGGCTCCTCAGAACCACAGGTGTTGATCAGCTCTCCCGAAAAGCATCCAGGGGGGACGTGAGGGAGCAGAAGGCGATCCTGAGTGTCACACACCTTATCCTGCCATGCGTCCTGGCACTGCCACCGAGCCCCACAAAGCTGCCTTTGGGATTAGGGTGCCTAATTCCTGCTAATTTCCCTAGGAAAGGGGAAACTCGATCCTCTGAGTCAGCTCAGGTTGTTGGGCAATTGGAAGGGGCCACCTGGCTAATTACGAGCGGGTGTTTGTCACTTTCAGAGCCCTCGGGAATAGCAGTTTATAGAGCGTGGTGGGGGCTGGATCCCCCGACTCCGGGAGCTGAGGATTCCGAGGGGAATTCGGTGGCCGtgggaggcaggagaaggatttggaggtgctccctgccctgggtgctTGGGCTGCACTAAGTACAGCCCCCGCACAGGGAAATAACTCCCTGTATCCTGCTGATCCTGAGACAGCACAGGCTGATCCATGGCGGCCGCAGGGCGAGCAGGATCAGCCGGTGGGGCTGGAAAGCTACTCAAGCTCAGCCACCCCTCACCTGCACGTCCTGACCTGTGGGGACACGTCCCTGCCCGTCACCCCTACTCGGTGCCAGCAGGGTCTGGTTTAGTGCCACTCCTGTCCCCTGGGATGGAGAGGATGCATTTTGGGTGCTGGTTGGATGGGGATGTGCGAGGGGCC
The Parus major isolate Abel chromosome 26, Parus_major1.1, whole genome shotgun sequence DNA segment above includes these coding regions:
- the HMGA1 gene encoding high mobility group protein HMG-I/HMG-Y isoform X5, which encodes MSESSAKSSQPLASKGEKDVSEKRGRGRPRKKPQEPSEAPTPKRPRGRPKGSKNKATPKGRKAAVTPGRKPRGRPKKSQQDEEEVNISQESSEEEQ
- the HMGA1 gene encoding high mobility group protein HMG-I/HMG-Y isoform X2, which translates into the protein MSESSAKSSQPLASKGEKDVSEKRGRGRPRKKPQEPSEAPTPKRPRGRPKGSKNKATPKGRKAAVTPGRKPRGRPKKSFALLLQGIEAGRAEGWGDHGMLPLPLCSGTTAAAGTEVGAGRPRRERIGVWFGGFFGSLLTTFWVPICSYLNKTFYGSL
- the HMGA1 gene encoding high mobility group protein HMG-I/HMG-Y isoform X6 codes for the protein MSESSAKSSQPLASKGEKDVSEKRGRGRPRKKPQQEPSEAPTPKRPRGRPKGSKNKATPKGRKAAVTPGRKPRGRPKKSQDEEEVNISQESSEEEQ
- the HMGA1 gene encoding high mobility group protein HMG-I/HMG-Y isoform X4, which codes for MQEHLCPGRVCWGQRESQAGASWGALEATLGMQSPLLSLQQEPSEAPTPKRPRGRPKGSKNKATPKGRKAAVTPGRKPRGRPKKSQDEEEVNISQESSEEEQ
- the HMGA1 gene encoding high mobility group protein HMG-I/HMG-Y isoform X3, encoding MQEHLCPGRVCWGQRESQAGASWGALEATLGMQSPLLSLQQEPSEAPTPKRPRGRPKGSKNKATPKGRKAAVTPGRKPRGRPKKSQQDEEEVNISQESSEEEQ
- the SMIM29 gene encoding small integral membrane protein 29; translated protein: MSNATAPTAPGASGDSLVGSVLGPFLLLTLLGALLAAVMYVKKKRRSDRLRHRLLPMYSYDPAEEPPESEQELLVEAEEAQVVPGWGGPSPPRPPRRDWRA
- the HMGA1 gene encoding high mobility group protein HMG-I/HMG-Y isoform X1 — its product is MSESSAKSSQPLASKGEKDVSEKRGRGRPRKKPQQEPSEAPTPKRPRGRPKGSKNKATPKGRKAAVTPGRKPRGRPKKSFALLLQGIEAGRAEGWGDHGMLPLPLCSGTTAAAGTEVGAGRPRRERIGVWFGGFFGSLLTTFWVPICSYLNKTFYGSL